AGGGCAGCCAAAGCATGCTCCGCAGCCTGTGTCGTCCAAGAATCATCGCTTTGGGTCTCTCCTCGTCGTGGCGGCCAGGGCATGCTCTTGGAGAGGTTCTACATCATCCGCGCAGAGGAAGGGATGAAAAATGAGTCCGAGTACCGTGTCAGATGGAGAATACAGGGCTCTGGGTGTGTCTTCGGCTCGCGAATCGCAATATCATCCCGCTCGATCGGCAGTGTTGGCACGATGGCGGGTCGGAATTGTTAATCGCCCCTTTGGACACGGGGCTGCGGCGGGAGAGAAGCTGAATGGTGAAATGGTTCTTGCTCAGGCACACGCGGATCTCCGCCTTGACCCTCAGCTTGATATGCGCGTTATCGACGGCGACCGCCGTCGCGCAAGAAGACGCCGGCGGCGCCGGGCCGACTTTCAAGGAAGGCGATGTGATCGACTTCGAACGCATCGATGCGGTCAGGCAGTTTCTCCCGGAGGACTTCTGGAACAATCGCGACTTCTTCTTCTACCCCGGGATGCAACTCGAGATCGGTCCGTTCTACCGCGACTACAGTCAGGCTGACGCTTTCCAATCCAAAACCATCAGGAACAAAGGCGATTCGCGCATCGGCCCGGGCAATAGCCTCGAAAACTACGTCAATGGCGAGCCCTTTCCGATGGAAGACATCGATTGCCTTGGCGACCCCCAGGCGGGAACGAAGATCATGTGGAACTTCGACTACCGTTGGAACGGGGCGGGGAATACTGCGTCGTTCTTCTATTCGTATTGGGACCGCGGCGAAGAGCTTCCCCTTTACTACGAGGGCGACGGCAGGGTGGTCATTCTGTCCCACCGGGTCGAGCCCGCCTACGACAAGCAGGCCGGCGACATCTTCCGAGGGGAAAAGCGCAAGAATGCGTTCGGGATCGAGGTCTCGGCACCCTTCGATGCCCGGGGCATCATGCTCATGAGCTATCGCTACAAGAGCGCCGACCGACCCACCAGCGAGGCGAAGAACGACGATACCTGGGTCTATCTCCCGACCCTGCGTCGGGTGCGGCGCATCTCCACGGCCCAACGCACGGACTCGATCTCGGGCACTGATTTTACCTTTGACGATCTCAACAGCTTTGCCGGCATCGTGACCCAGTACACCTGGGAGTGTTTGGGTGAGATGGACATTCTCGCTCCGTCCAACACCAAGGTGAAAGCCTTCCCCTACGACCGAAATCACAACTTCGGTCCCTACGGATTGTCGTTCGCGGACGATCGCTGGGAGATGCGGCACGCCGTGAAGGTGCGCTTCACTCCCAACAACGCCGATCACCCTTATCACCACAAAGACATCTACATCGACAAGGACACCCTCAACGCACTCTATTCGTTCGCCTACGATCAGAAGGAAGAGTTGTGGAAGATTATCTGGCACAACAAGCGCTGGAGCGAAGACGAGTTGACGCCAGATTGGTATGGTGGTTGGGAGGGCGTCGAGAAGCCGCTGGACCAGCGGATCATCAGTGACATTATTGCCAACGTACAGACCGGCACGGGAAATCGCATCGAGTTCTGGGACGCCAACGGCTCGCCCTTCAAGAGCAAGGGCAAGATTCGGCGATACATCGACATTGGGCGCCTGACCAAGGGGCGCTGAGCCCAAGCTGGAGGCCAGGCGCCGTTACTTCGAGGAAGTGCTCAGCATGTCTCGTCACTGCAGGCTGCTAACGCTCGCGTCGAGTGCGCTGATTGCTGTGTTGGGCTGCCACGATATCAGCATCGATTTTTCGGACGCTGGCGACACGATTCGCATCTATGACGACCTCTACTCGGTATCCATGTTCGACGAAGCGCACGCTGTCGCCGTGGGGTACTACGGCGCCGCCTATTGGACCGAAGACGGCGGCGAAACCTGGCGCCAGGGAAATACCGGAACACGAGCCTCCCTCTACAACGTTTCCATGGCCGACGCGTCAAACGGCTGGGCAGTAGGGCAACGCGGGCTGATTCTTCGTACCGAGGACGGTGGGCGGACCTGGACTGAGCAGTCGAACCTGAAGCAAAAGGAAGGAACTCATCTTTTCGCCGTCACGGCGATCGACGCGAATACCGCGTGGGTGGTGGGCGAGTGGGGTACGCGCATTCGCACCCGGGACGGCGGACGCTCTTGGGAGGATCGTTCCTTCCGGGTCAGCGAGTTTCACCCGCAGTTCGTATGGCTGACCCAAACGGAACAGGAAAAAGTTCGCAACGGGGAAGTCGTCTACGACGATGTCAGCATCAACGACATCTACTGTCTGCCCGCGCCAGCAAGCGATTGTTGGCTGATTGGAGAGTTCGGGTACATCTACTATTCGGAGGACCGGGGTGAGAACTGGGTCAAGAGCAAGGTCGAAGGGTCGGTCGAGATGGATCCGGTCCCGGTCGACTACAACGTGTTGGAAGTAAGTGACGAGCACGTTTCGCGCCTGCAAGAATTTGCCCTGCAGGTCAAGGATGAAGCCCATCTCAACGTCGCCGTGGCGGGCCTGGCCAGTGCCGACGAAATTCGCGACTTCGGAAGAGAAGAAGATCCTTCCGAGTTGTTCGAGATCCTCGAGGCCCGGGCTCAGGATGTGCGAAGCATTCTCGAAGACGCCGGAGTGCCGTCGGATCGAATTCGATTTCGAGGACAGCCGCCATGGGATTTCGAAGACTATCTCGAAGACGATCCTCAATTTCTCGCGCGCTATTTGCAGGGACGCTTGCACGACACGCCGGGCGTCGCGGTGAGCGTCTTGCAAAATCCAATTCTGTTTACGGTGCGATTCAGCGATGCGAAACAGGGCCTGATCTCCGGACTCGGTGGCGTGATTCTCCATTCCGCTGACGGTGGAAGGTCCTGGAGTTATCGAACGATCGACCGAAAGCAGGGGTTGTTCTCGGTGCGGAGCGTCCCCGGTCGCGCCAT
This genomic stretch from Myxococcales bacterium harbors:
- a CDS encoding DUF1329 domain-containing protein, coding for MVKWFLLRHTRISALTLSLICALSTATAVAQEDAGGAGPTFKEGDVIDFERIDAVRQFLPEDFWNNRDFFFYPGMQLEIGPFYRDYSQADAFQSKTIRNKGDSRIGPGNSLENYVNGEPFPMEDIDCLGDPQAGTKIMWNFDYRWNGAGNTASFFYSYWDRGEELPLYYEGDGRVVILSHRVEPAYDKQAGDIFRGEKRKNAFGIEVSAPFDARGIMLMSYRYKSADRPTSEAKNDDTWVYLPTLRRVRRISTAQRTDSISGTDFTFDDLNSFAGIVTQYTWECLGEMDILAPSNTKVKAFPYDRNHNFGPYGLSFADDRWEMRHAVKVRFTPNNADHPYHHKDIYIDKDTLNALYSFAYDQKEELWKIIWHNKRWSEDELTPDWYGGWEGVEKPLDQRIISDIIANVQTGTGNRIEFWDANGSPFKSKGKIRRYIDIGRLTKGR